In one window of Streptomyces sp. FXJ1.172 DNA:
- a CDS encoding WXG100 family type VII secretion target produces MGVHHDGVTEVHYGRLDEMATQIGKTAEQLEAGLEAIKSKVAQVSSMWEGEAHHTYTQQQADWDREAQGIHQALRAIGHAIHAAGGDYMGGDKKAASYFL; encoded by the coding sequence ATGGGCGTCCACCACGACGGCGTGACAGAAGTTCATTACGGCCGTCTCGACGAGATGGCGACGCAGATCGGCAAGACGGCCGAACAGCTCGAGGCCGGCCTCGAGGCCATCAAGAGCAAGGTCGCGCAGGTCTCCAGCATGTGGGAGGGCGAGGCCCACCACACGTACACCCAGCAGCAGGCCGACTGGGACCGAGAGGCCCAGGGCATCCACCAGGCCCTCCGGGCCATCGGCCACGCCATTCACGCCGCCGGCGGCGACTACATGGGCGGCGACAAGAAGGCAGCCAGCTACTTCCTGTAA
- a CDS encoding WXG100 family type VII secretion target gives MAAGTQKITKESVAGLEGELLERFNHIQDQLKMLQHMLDTLEGHWKGIGAGAFNAKQTEINERMVRMGNILVKFIDAMNTTMKINNSTEDQVRASVQKIDVDYGGSHSALSSL, from the coding sequence ATGGCCGCAGGCACCCAGAAGATCACCAAAGAGAGCGTTGCTGGACTCGAGGGAGAGCTGCTCGAGCGCTTCAACCACATCCAGGACCAGCTCAAGATGCTCCAGCACATGCTCGACACGCTCGAGGGCCACTGGAAGGGCATCGGCGCCGGCGCGTTCAACGCCAAGCAGACCGAGATCAATGAGCGCATGGTGCGGATGGGCAACATCCTGGTGAAGTTCATCGATGCCATGAACACCACCATGAAGATCAACAACAGCACCGAGGACCAGGTCCGCGCCAGCGTCCAGAAGATCGACGTGGACTACGGCGGCTCGCACTCGGCGCTCTCGAGCCTCTGA
- a CDS encoding S8 family serine peptidase: MTIVSTSLAPGAAAVDVRSKQWYLNAMQADQMWKTSTGKGVKVAVIDSGVNPNTPALKGQVLVNEVQKSVSYHVTQDYDGHGTSMAELIAGTGAGNGIKGLAYGAKIIPYRVGLDELKDKQEKEKTATSAEAIRAAADSDAKIINMSYGSPYDDPDEESAVKYAASKGKLLFAAVGNAGLKNNQVDYPAFYPYVNGVSATDQSGTVAKFSEHGEYVDFSAPGVDVPSWCDNKFTEYCNARGTSAASAIASASAALVWSAHPSWTSNQVIRALIDTAGRTWPKGERSLYLGFGVMRPRMVLDDPNINPGPANVDPLAAENSTGDDGASAGPAPSASTGQPSKGGGSTSGSTSAAAKDSNSGNDSTTWVIIGAVAAVLVIGGAGFGVLRARRNT; encoded by the coding sequence TTGACCATCGTGTCCACGTCCCTGGCTCCTGGTGCCGCGGCCGTGGACGTTCGGTCGAAGCAGTGGTATCTGAACGCGATGCAGGCCGACCAGATGTGGAAGACGAGCACTGGTAAGGGGGTGAAGGTCGCCGTCATCGATTCCGGAGTCAATCCGAACACCCCCGCGTTGAAGGGGCAGGTACTCGTCAACGAGGTGCAGAAGTCCGTCTCGTATCACGTCACACAGGACTACGACGGCCATGGCACATCCATGGCTGAATTGATCGCTGGCACCGGTGCGGGTAACGGCATAAAAGGCCTGGCCTACGGGGCTAAGATCATTCCCTATCGCGTTGGGCTCGACGAACTGAAGGACAAGCAGGAGAAAGAAAAGACCGCTACGTCGGCCGAAGCGATCAGGGCTGCCGCGGACAGCGACGCCAAGATCATCAATATGTCCTACGGTAGTCCGTATGATGATCCGGACGAGGAATCGGCCGTCAAATACGCCGCATCCAAAGGCAAGCTCCTGTTCGCCGCCGTCGGTAACGCGGGACTGAAGAACAACCAGGTCGACTATCCTGCCTTCTATCCGTACGTCAACGGAGTCTCTGCGACGGATCAGTCCGGCACCGTTGCCAAGTTCTCGGAACATGGCGAGTACGTCGACTTTTCGGCACCTGGGGTGGACGTACCCAGCTGGTGCGACAACAAGTTCACCGAGTACTGCAACGCCAGGGGCACCAGCGCCGCCTCCGCCATAGCCTCCGCCTCCGCCGCCCTCGTCTGGTCCGCACACCCCAGCTGGACCTCCAACCAGGTGATCAGGGCCCTGATCGACACGGCTGGGCGCACGTGGCCGAAGGGCGAACGGAGCCTCTATCTCGGCTTCGGCGTCATGCGTCCCCGCATGGTCCTCGACGACCCGAACATCAACCCCGGCCCGGCCAACGTGGATCCCCTCGCCGCCGAGAACTCCACAGGCGACGACGGCGCCTCGGCCGGCCCGGCTCCTTCGGCTTCTACCGGGCAGCCCTCGAAGGGCGGCGGTTCCACCAGCGGCTCCACCTCCGCCGCCGCGAAGGACTCCAACTCCGGCAACGATTCGACCACTTGGGTGATCATCGGCGCCGTCGCCGCCGTACTCGTCATCGGAGGCGCTGGTTTCGGTGTGCTGCGGGCACGTCGCAACACCTGA